aacagtagtaatataccAACCACGATAACAGTACTAATATACCAACCAGGATAACATTACTAATACACCAACCAGGATAACAGTACTAATATACCAACCAGGATAACAGTACTAATATACCAACCACGATAACAGTACTAATATACCAACCAGGATAACAGTACTAATATACCAACCAggataacagtagtaatataccAACCAcgataacagtagtaatataccAACCACGATAACAGTACTAATATACCAACCAGGATAACAGTACTAATATACCAACCAggataacagtagtaatataccAACCAGGATAACAGTACTAATATACCAACCAGGATAACAGTACTAATATACCAACCAcgataacagtagtaatataccAACCACGATAACAGTACTAATATACCAACCAGGATAACAGTACTAATACACCAACCAGGATAACAGTACTAATATACCAACCAGGATAACAGTACTAATATACCAACCACGATAACAGTACTAATATACCAACCAGGATAACAGTACTAATATACCAACCAggataacagtagtaatataccAACCAcgataacagtagtaatataccAACCACGATAACAGTACTAATATACCAACCAGGATAACAGTACTAATATACCAACCAGGATAACAGTACTAATATACCAACCAGGATAACAGTACTAATATACCAACCACGATAACAGTACTAATATACCAACCACGATAACAGTACTAATATACCAACCAcgataacagtagtaatataccAACCACGATAACAGTACTAATATACCAACCAcgataacagtagtaatataccAACCAGGATAACAGTACTAATATACCAACCAcgataacagtagtaatataccAACCAcgataacagtagtaatataccAACCAcgataacagtagtaatataccAACCAcgataacagtagtaatataccAACCACGATAACAGTACTAATATACCAACCAGGATAACAGTACTAATATACCAACCAcgataacagtagtaatataccAACCAggataacagtagtaatataccAACCACGATAACAGTACTAATATACCAACCAGGATAACAGTACTAATATACCAACCAcgataacagtagtaatataccAACCACGATAACAGTACTAATATACCAACCAcgataacagtagtaatataccAACCACGATAACAGTACTAATATACCAACCAcgataacagtagtaatataccAACCAcgataacagtagtaatataccAACCATGATAACAGTACTAATATACCAACCAcgataacagtagtaatataccAACCAGGATAACAGTACTAATATACCAACCAGGATAACAGTACTAATATACCAACCAcgataacagtagtaatataccAACCACGATAACAGTACTAATATACCAACCAcgataacagtagtaatataccAACCAGGATAACAGTACTAATATACCAACCAggataacagtagtaatataccAACCAcgataacagtagtaatataccAACCACGATAACAGTACTAATATACCAACCAGGATAACAGTACTAATATACCAACCAcgataacagtagtaatataccAACCAcgataacagtagtaatataccAACCAcgataacagtagtaatataccAACCACGATAACAGTACTAATATACCAACCAGGATAACAGTACTAATATACCAACCAggataacagtagtaatataccAACCAGGATAACAGTACTAATATACCAACCAcgataacagtagtaatataccAACCACGATAACAGTACTAATATACCAACCACGATAACAGTACTAATACACCAACCAGGATAACAGTACTAATATACCAACCAGGATAACAGTACTAATATACCAACCAGGATAACAGTACTAATATACCAACCAGGATAACAGTACTAATATACCAACCAGGATAACAGTACTAATATACCAACCAcgataacagtagtaatataccAACCAGGATAACAGTACTAATATACCAACCAGGATAACAGTACTAATATACCAACCAGAATTATAGTACTAATATACCAACCAGGATAACAGTACtaatacactgagtggacaaataattaggaacaccttcctagtattgaACAGCCTTtttaccctcagaacagactcaattcatcagggcatgtaCAAGgggtcgaaagcgttccacggggATGTTGGTCCATATGGGTTCCAATGCTTCCTATAGTTGTCAAATTGGCCCGATATcttttgggtggtgaaccattcttgatacacacgggaaactgttcagCGTCAACAACCCAACAgcattgtagttcttgacacaaaccggtgcgcctggcacctactaccataccctgttcaacggcacttcaatcttttgtcttgtccattcaccctctgaatgacacacatacacaatccatgtctcaattgtctcaaggtttaaaaatcattTTGAACCTGTctcttctccttcatctacactgatttgaagtggatttaagtgacatcaataacagattcacctgttcagtctgtcatggaaagagcaggtgttcatttGTTTACTCTGTGTATATTAACCCCATGATCATCTCATTTGTTTACTCTGTGTATATTAACCCCATGATCATCTCATTTGTTTACTCTGTGTATATTAACCCCATGATCATCTCATTTGTTTACTCTGTGTATATTAACCCCATGATCATCTCatttgcatctcaaatggcaccctattccctatgggcctaggtcaaaagtagtgcactatatagggaaagggtgccatttgtgatgcaacCCTCCTCTTATCTCCTGACAGGAAAAGATCAGCGAATCCCGAGGCTGTGATggaatccctgctgcagtgagaGAGCCAATCAGGGCTGGAGCCCCATGTACTGCAATGAATCTACACTGCTTTACCTTAGAATGAACAACAGTCAGTCAATGATTCTACACTACTTTACCTTAGAATGAACAACAGTCAGTCAATGAATCTACACTACTTTACCTTAGAATGAACAACAGTCAGTCAATGAATCTACACTACATTACCTTAGAATGAACAACAGTCAGTCAATGAATCTACACTACTTTACCTTAGAATGAACAACAGTCAGTCAATGAATCTACACTACATTACCTTGGAATGAACAACAGTCAGTCAATGAATCTACACTACTTTACCTTAGAATGAACAACAGTCAGTCAATGAATCTACGCTACATTACCTTAGAATGAACAACAGTCAGTCAATGAATCTACACTACTTTACCTTAGAATGAACAACAGCAGTCAGTCAATGAATCTACACTACTTTACCTTAGAATGaacaacagtcagtcagtcaataaatcTACACTACTTTACCTTAGAATGAACAACAGCAGTCAGTCAATGAATCTACACTACTTTACCTTAGAATGaacaacagtcagtcagtcaatagtCGAACATGAAGATCTTTATTGTCGTTATTTAAACAGATGTTGTTAATACACTGTTTAGCCAAGTAAGGTTTTAAAtgtgaagggaggagaggaaactgTTGGTCGGtcggtcagggagggagggaggggaaggagggagggagggagggagcaggcagcAGAAACTACTGTAGGATTTAGTCAGCGTCCCAAATGGCgcaccctatttagtgcactacttttgaccagagccctatgggataccctatgagccctggtcaaaagtagtgcactaaatatggaatagggtgtcatttggaccTGCCCCTTAGACTGCTCAAGTCAAGGGGACCTTGTATTATAATAAGGGGAGGCTTGTTGAGGATAGTCAGCTTAATGTTGAGTCTTAATGTAGTCATCGAGCACAGTTCAGTGGGAAACACactggctacgtcccaaatgaaaccctattcccattatagtgcactacttttgaccagggctcatagggtgtCCTGtaatgctctggtcaaaagtagtgcactaaatagggaatagggtgccatttgggacgtaggagATTCGTCTATGATGAGCACAAGCCATGGTTTTTTGAACAGGTCTTCAAAGACGAAAGCGACGACAACAACAAACACTGTTTTGAGATGACGATGTCGCCACTCCTACTGGCAGGATGTAATGGATACATCTGATGGCCTTTCACAAAAAAACTATTCCAGAAATGATTCATATGTGCACCACAGGTCATAATGCCCTTATTTCAAGCATCAAACTTATGGGAGTCTGAAGTGTGCTTTTAAGCTTAGTTTCCTTCTTTATGTCTGAAGGGTAGCACATGCATGCCATGCTGCTTCCATAGACGAGTGCGCCACAATGGGACAAACTAcactatatttagtctccaaatgTTTAGTGAAAAcgaatacatttgcacaatgagcgcTTATCTCTAAAATGCATCCTTACAAGTTGTTGGTTAGCAAGGGTATTTTCACCATATTAGCATGGACGTGACATCAGTCGAAACACCCCAAAATAAAATGTGATATTAATAACGAGATACTACAAGCTGAAACCAGCCTCTTACGATTCCCCACGTTGCAGCTTTCTGTCATTGTTGTTCGCTATCTGAATGTTCAGAATCGTAACGCCACACGGACTTCTGTCTTGTCGAGACGCACTGATGTCAGCTAACCCGTCTATATAGTAATGCCATTCGCCCATTAAACACTAACTAGGACATTCATTTGTCACGCTTTGATTTCTTCCTTTACAGCTCATCGTTCATGGTGTATTGTAGTGGAAGCAAAGTGTCTTTATTTTGGAATTTACTGTATTTCAAATGTTTACATTACTGTATTTTGTTaatttattaaattattgcacatGTCtaatctcactctctttctttgtctctttaGATTTGATTTGTCTGGTTGCCGTGTGATTTGTCTGGTTGCCGTGTGATTTGTCTGGTTGCCGTGTGATTTGTCTGGTTGCCGTGTGATTTGTCTGGTTGCCGTGTGATTTGTCTGGTTGCCGTATGATTTGTCTGGTTGCCGTATGTAGCATGTTTTAAGATTGGAATCATGCTAGGTTTCTCCTTCTAGGTTTCTCCTTCTAGGTTTCTCCTTCTAGGTTTCTTCCTCTAGGTTTCTCCTTCTAGGTTTCTCCTTCTAGGTTTCTCCTTCTAGGTTTCTccttctaggtttcttcctgccTTCTTGGGAGTTTTTTCAGCCACTGTGCTTCTTCATTGCTTGCTCTCTGGGGATTTAGGCTACGTGTCTCTAAAGCCCTTTGTGagaactgctgatgtaaaaaggactttataaaataaatgtgaATGATTGATTGATGCTTTAACGACATGGTCACTGCCATCGAATTTGCCTTGTTGCACGATTTGCCTGGTTGTCCACACACATGAAATAGTTTAATGTTAAAGATTGTGTTTTACTGGTGCTTTAGTGTGGAGACTGCCAGACATTTCAGTGATTCCACATTATGAAATGTAGTTTGAGGCTAGAGTCAGGAATGGGTCAAGTCTAGAAAATCTATGGTGCAGTAGTATCAACACACTTAATAAACCACATTTGCAACAATACAATTTTGCCACTTTTACAAGTTAATTTATTCATAAATAGTACAAAAATAACTGTcataatacatttaaataatacaATAAATAACAATACGAGGTACTGGACTATGCAGAGTTGACAGAGTTTCCATCAGTCCTCTCAGCAAAGCTCTAGGGTTGTTTGTGAAGACCGGCAGGGAGGGGGACGAGAGTAGATGACCTTGGCACAGTTGACAAGGTTTGTCAGGAGATCGTGGAGCTGTTCCTCATCACCGTTCTCCTTCACATTGCAGTTGGTTGGATGAAACttgggagagaacagagaacattcCACTGAGAACCATAGACTGCCCAAGGAACCCAGATCACTACCTTTAGAACCCTCAGGGTGTTTGCCTACAACATGCATGGTGCTCAGTACACCTTGTGTAAAGAAACAAGATTTTACAGATGAATCAAATAGTATCGCATTATGGGATCATTTTCCTGGACtaggatgaagacagtttaaTGGTCTCAGATTAAGATCATTTACAATGAAAGTTATTTTTAGTCCAGGCCTAGACTTCATCCATGTCTGTTTTGAGTTACTTTTTCTACACTGATAATTGTTATGGCTAATAGTCAGAGTAgtagttactgtttgattgacaAGAGCAGGGCTCTGTTCAAGTGTGTGCAACATTACAAGATATAAATACATTGTGTTGAACAGACAATCTCTACTCATGAATGTATATCTGCAAAATTCTGGATATTTCACTGAATACACCTAAGCTAGCccgggtgccagtctgtttgtgccatcatgccactcCTTTGGCATGACAAGAATTTGCAGCCCAGGCTAGAGTAGACCCCAACAACCAAGTTTAGATTTGTCTGAATGATTCCTTACCTTATTGTACTGCTTCAGCACTCTACTGATTTTAGATATGTTGTTAAATGGAATCCTGTGCCTCGTATGGCTTATGGCAGACAGAATAGTCTCAGCTATGCAGAAATCTTTAGGCTGTAATTTTGAGAAAGTCATGATTATTGATGAATCTGCTGCTGTAATGGCTACAATAGCCTGTAGAAATTTATTAAATACATTGTCACCTTTCTGGTCAGCACTAATAAGTGTCTGATTGCGTCAACAAGTGTTGACATGGGTAAGTTAACAGTAGTTATGACCGATGGACATGAGGGTCCCGTTATCCAGACACAAGTGAAGGCTAGTCTTGGGACTAAGGAGCACTTTCAATGGTGAATATCCATTGAACATGGTTTTCATTCtctaggactaggcttaatctgtgtctggggaaaACGGCCCATGATGGAACGTTGTCTACCATGTTTTCGGGCCTATTCATCAAGGTTATGGATACACTTTACCCCGTTTGCCCTGCAGCGATCTTGATCGAATCCCGCCGGCACTAGACTGTCCAAAAGGGCCTGAAACTAGAAACAAAATGTCACAAAATTTTTGTTATTTGTGTCAATTTTTCATGACCTCTTTGCTCTAATTTTTAACAAGAAGCTTTCTAATTCGATAGAGCAGAGCAACATTTGATAACACTGTAGATACAATGGATTATAATGCTGTTATAACACTTGTTATAATACTTGTCATATGCAACATTTCAATCTTCTTACCTCCAGACCTCCTTTGAGGATCTTGTTAACCTCGTCGATGATCATACGCAATAGATGAGTCTCATCAGATGTCTTAGTGGGCGCAGTGAAGACCAGCACAAATgcaaaggagaagaggagagcgacAGTCTTCATGGCtttacagcagtagtagtaatggtagtagtagcagcaggctATGACTAGATACAGTCAGCCCTCGGGGTGAAGAAGGTTGAAATGTGACTGACTTGCAACGTCAGTCACAGGCCTCTTATACTGTCTCTTGACACTGAAACTCCTCACAGAGCACGTTAGATAGAGATCACTAAGTCACAGCTAAAATTATGACAATCAACATCCAGGATGTCCTTATATGGGAAGTAGTATTGCATATGATCATTTAGCAATCAAACTGAAACTTGATGATTGACGGAGTGAAAATGTATGAAGTTTAATTTAAAAAGGCTAtatatttttcacatttgtgttatttcattagAAATGATTGTTTGTAGGGACCttaatgtgtgtgtaaaatattactgttctcaggtTTTGTATTCACCTAGCTATGTTGTTAAGACGGCTGAACTAACTGTAattggctctggataagagtatctgctaaattactaacatATAACATGTATGGctctttaacagtctgatggccttgtgataaaagctgtttttcagtctctaggtcccagctttgatgcacctgtactgaccttggatggttgttgtccttgaatgtctttttggccttcctgtgacattggatgctgtaggtatcctggagggcaggtagttggctcccagtgatgcgttgtgcagcaccactctctggagagccctgcggttgagggtggtgcagttgccgtaccaggcagtgatacagtccgacaggatgctttcgattgtgcatctgtaaaag
The Oncorhynchus mykiss isolate Arlee chromosome 31, USDA_OmykA_1.1, whole genome shotgun sequence genome window above contains:
- the LOC110504551 gene encoding uncharacterized protein LOC110504551 codes for the protein MKTVALLFSFAFVLVFTAPTKTSDETHLLRMIIDEVNKILKGGLEFQALLDSLVPAGFDQDRCRANGPKDFCIAETILSAISHTRHRIPFNNISKISRVLKQYNKFHPTNCNVKENGDEEQLHDLLTNLVNCAKVIYSRPPPCRSSQTTLELC